A single Cherax quadricarinatus isolate ZL_2023a chromosome 4, ASM3850222v1, whole genome shotgun sequence DNA region contains:
- the LOC128684560 gene encoding uncharacterized protein isoform X2, whose protein sequence is MSKKRTSVLVWVCRLWAVSVLQEGMEVWSRSWLVDKFRSPYMCRVSVKIDEWCMVPSLTHPMMRRLPAWKCVYDPWCDALVYIETAPPLITRLTVLMVALAVSILLVWAPRLFAYRPSHPYVLCVRVQTHGTLCLSRTARSPCHMASAFYGERQHGHRSQPTLTKNNRHSPTLQRWQ, encoded by the exons AAGCGGACGtcggtgttggtgtgggtgtgtcgGTTGTGGGCGGTGAGTGTTTTGCAAGAAGGCATGGAGGTGTGGTCACGCTCCTGGCTTGTTGATAAGTTCAGGTCTCCCTATATGTGTCGCGTCTCAGTCAAGATCGACGAGTGGTGCATGGTGccatccctcacccaccccatG ATGCGTCGCTTGCCGGCATGGAAATGCGTGTATGACCCCTGGTGTGATGCGCTGGTATACATTGAGACCGCACCGCCCCTGATTACTCGTTTAACGGTACTGATGGTTGCCCTTGCTGTGTCCATTCTGCTGGTGTGGGCCCCAAGGCTTTTCGCCTACCGTCCCTCCCATCCCTACGTGCTCTGTGTTAGG gtccagactcatggaactctgtgtttatcaagaactgcaagaagcccctgtcacatggcttcagcattctatggagagagacagcatggacacaggagtcagcccacactcactaaaaacaacagacatagccccactctacaaaggtggcagtaa
- the LOC128684560 gene encoding uncharacterized protein isoform X1, whose protein sequence is MSKKRTSVLVWVCRLWAVSVLQEGMEVWSRSWLVDKFRSPYMCRVSVKIDEWCMVPSLTHPMMRRLPAWKCVYDPWCDALVYIETAPPLITRLTVLMVALAVSILLVWAPRLFAYRPSHPYVLCVRRNTPRRVLVLAALGALFQLLLDHCLIFVLPPHLQLSRITSFIVFCCSTLLMTVVLVVRVQTIERRQPYTTRALHLGEAKTIQSQPRTDAVSSDTHSRQHSTRKHADYSYTVPYIYRDNILNAAYTLPEICQHLVTDNTL, encoded by the exons AAGCGGACGtcggtgttggtgtgggtgtgtcgGTTGTGGGCGGTGAGTGTTTTGCAAGAAGGCATGGAGGTGTGGTCACGCTCCTGGCTTGTTGATAAGTTCAGGTCTCCCTATATGTGTCGCGTCTCAGTCAAGATCGACGAGTGGTGCATGGTGccatccctcacccaccccatG ATGCGTCGCTTGCCGGCATGGAAATGCGTGTATGACCCCTGGTGTGATGCGCTGGTATACATTGAGACCGCACCGCCCCTGATTACTCGTTTAACGGTACTGATGGTTGCCCTTGCTGTGTCCATTCTGCTGGTGTGGGCCCCAAGGCTTTTCGCCTACCGTCCCTCCCATCCCTACGTGCTCTGTGTTAGG CGCAACACCCCAAGACGAGTCCTGGTACTAGCAGCCCTTGGCGCCCTCTTCCAACTTCTTCTTGACCACTGTCTCATCTTCGTCCTACCGCCACACCTGCAACTCAGCCGTATCACCTCCTTCATTGTCTTCTGTTGCTCTACACTCTTAATGACAGTTGTGCTTGTGGTGAGGGTGCAAACAATAGAACGAAGACAGCCGTACACCACACGTGCCCTCCACCTTGGAGAAGCAAAGACTATACAGTCACAGCCTAGAACTGATGCAGTGTCCAGCGATACACACAGTCGACAACACAGCACACGCAAACACGCAGATTACTCCTACACAGTTCCTTATATTTACAGAGATAACATATTGAACGCTGCCTATACTTTGCCTGAAATCTGTCAACATCTGGTGACTGATAACACATTATGA